Proteins from a single region of Theileria parva strain Muguga chromosome 1, complete sequence, whole genome shotgun sequence:
- a CDS encoding Rpp14/Pop5 family protein, translating to MVRVKNRWIVFKVELSDQSKSNSLDRILRPSIIKPEIDKSAEFLFGLLQGNLISNNITVPFANSAENLVLLQCRKAFLKETLLIVKFIKKIQNIDISFAPVRVSGTLHQARKFILSKILESLGQISILELSGTKVPEKSSLLVGINRISLVTNSALPS from the coding sequence ATGGTTCGTGTGAAAAATCGCTGGATAGTATTCAAAGTCGAGTTGAGTGATCAGAGTAAATCAAATAGTCTAGATCGAATTTTAAGACCATCAATAATTAAGCCTGAAATTGACAAAAGCGCCGAATTTTTATTTGGATTACTGCAGGGCAACttaatttcaaataatataacGGTTCCCTTCGCAAATTCAGCTGAGAATTTGGTACTTCTGCAGTGTAGAAAAGCGTTTTTGAAGGAAACACTGTTAAtcgttaaatttattaaaaagaTACAAAACATTGATATCTCCTTTGCTCCGGTTCGCGTCTCAGGAACATTACATCAGGCAcgaaaatttattttatcaaaaattttagaatcCCTTGGTCAGATTTCAATTCTAGAACTCTCCGGCACCAAAGTGCCTGAAAAATCTAGTTTACTAGTAGGAATTAACAGAATAAGTTTAGTAACAAATTCAGCTCTGCCATCATGA
- the pgdP gene encoding 6-phosphogluconate dehydrogenase domain protein — MEDSNLSEFGIVGLGVMASAYARNLYSRGFRVSVWTRSRKEIDNFNEKLNQQPKSSGLVPDSINLTNVKCYMDLDEFVSSLKTPKMILMLITAGEAVDSVLDKLILLLDKHDMVIDGGNEWYKNTERRILRCKQSGIRYSGMGISGGERGALTHPCLMFGGNLEDYNELKRILSQVDTDFYVGPGSSGHYVKMVHNGMEYALMQVISELYKLMKCENMMSNSDIASVFNAWHSENYSYLLQITQMILQVKEGNEHLLDKILPCVSSNGTGKWTVQDAFDRAVPVPSIAISVDMRCFSNLSQHSNIPNTNNVGERVEKYKIDELKLTYICTAISIFSQGFHLVSEASREFGWDLNLSRLANIWSKNAIISCDLLNEISKSFKETDRMLPFHSKFNGILKDSMKTWKDVVKRCLENDIPVPGIATSLQYIQILFNKHEGYNLIQAQRDCFGSHTFRRVDMLGNHHYNWWNNE, encoded by the exons ATGGAGGATTCTAACTTATCGGAGTTTGGAATTGTAGGATTAGGCGTAATGGCCTCCGCATACGCCAGGAATTTGTACTCTAGAGGCTTCAGAGTCTCTGTTTGGACTAGAAGCCGAAAGGAAATCGATAActttaatgaaaaattgaATCAACAACCTAAATCAAGTGGTCTGGTCCCAGATTCTATTAATTTGACTAACGTTAAATGTTATATGGATCTTGACgaattt GTTTCAAGTTTAAAGACTCCAAAAATGATTCTTATGTTGATTACA gCCGGGGAAGCTGTTGATTCCGTGCTGGATAAACTGATTCTTCTTCTAGATAAGCATGATATGGTGATTGATGGCGGGAATGAGTGGTACAAAAACACGGAAAGAAGGATTTTGAGATGTAAGCAGAGTGGAATTCGCTATTCCGGAATGGGAATTAGTGGAGGAGAACGAGGCGCTTTGACACACCCCTGTTTAATGTTTGGGGGAAATTTGGAGGATTATAACGAACTTAAGCGAATATTGTCACAAGTCGATACA GATTTTTACGTTGGACCTGGCTCCTCAGGCCATTACGTAAAAATGGTCCACAACGGCATGGAATACGCCCTAATGCAAGTAATTTCAGAATTATACAAGCTGATGAAGTGTGAAAACATGATGAGTAATTCAGATATTGCTTCAGTATTTAATGCCTGGCACTCTGAAAATTATTCGTATTTGCTCCAAATTACACAGATGATATTACAAGTTAAAGAAGGAAATG AACACTTGCTGGACAAAATTTTGCCGTGTGTTTCCTCAAATGGAACAGGAAAATGGACTGTTCAGGACGCATTTGACAGAGCGGTCCCAGTGCCTTCCATAGCAATTTCTGTAGACATGAGGTGTTTCAGTAATTTATCACAACATTCAAACATCCCTAACACTAATAATGTTGGTGAAAGGgttgaaaaatataaaattg atgagttaaaattaacatatatTTGTACTGCAATAAGCATTTTCTCTCAAGGATTTCACCTCGTCAGCGAAGCTTCGAGAGAGTTTGGATGGGACCTGAACCTGAGTAGATTAGCTAATATATGGTCAA AAAATGCAATAATCAGCTGCGATTTGCTAAATGAAATCTCAAAATCATTCAAAGAAACTGATCGAATGTTGCCATTTCACTcaaa GTTTAACGGAATATTAAAAGATAGCATGAAAACTTGGAAAGATGTTGTAAAAAGGTGTTTGGAAAATGATATTCCAGTACCAGGAATCGCAACCAGCTTAcaatatatacaaattcTGTTCAATAAACAT GAAGGATACAATTTAATACAAGCACAAAGAGATTGTTTTGGATCGCATACTTTCAGAAGAGTAGATATGCTAGGAAATCACCATTATAATTGGTGGAATAATGAGTAA
- the arp4 gene encoding Actin family protein codes for MNWKGPYVGALVLDVGHSTIRAGYSGESLPSQLWSSAVGIGSGADVFPVIPGSRYRIKNVEHVKYYDTENKGIVINRNAYSRAVRGTLSGRVYDKAMIEHLKESCNGTDFDEVSLLVGAHKHDGECWDNFSNYMIAGANLDKIPGRELLTPANVVEFMHSFNSVSSGLSEVSGSRPVFIVEGNETSRKNRMVETEVLFEDLGVPGVHFGHGGQLASYSVGLFSSVVIDIGSSTTSVTFLADDEVAGWKEHSVGGDHVDSIILNLLAGTNETNLSYIMNHPEYNLGVSTLSNISVNDAVEIGKRQFNKEMSLNVYNIHHDVRTLKESILRVSPVPLVVDSELNFTAQLPDGESFEISEEGSKLRPNSKVKGMLPEIPLDAKSINSLDKINPFQLVGISCEVFFNPQIAYVPKYMDLGSFKGLVPICEDLLKDNSTYRRDIFGQIALVGGLSGASGLQERLNIEMNRASAKTPQESPLSGTKCKFVAFNSKAASRHAGWIGASIISSLGSFHKCWISRLEYNEHGPNIANRKGPAHNYNK; via the coding sequence atgaattgGAAAGGCCCATATGTAGGAGCATTAGTTTTGGACGTTGGTCATTCTACTATAAGGGCTGGATATTCTGGAGAGAGTTTGCCCTCTCAGTTGTGGTCTTCTGCGGTCGGAATTGGCTCTGGAGCTGACGTATTCCCAGTCATTCCAGGGTCAAGGTATCGCATTAAGAACGTAGAACACGTTAAATACTACGATACAGAGAATAAAGGGATCGTAATTAACAGGAACGCATATTCTAGAGCTGTGAGAGGAACACTTTCAGGACGTGTTTATGACAAGGCTATGATTGAGCACTTGAAGGAATCCTGTAATGGTACTGATTTTGATGAGGTTTCGTTACTGGTAGGGGCTCACAAACATGACGGTGAATGCTGGGACAATTTTAGTAATTATATGATAGCAGGGGCTAACTTGGATAAAATTCCGGGCCGAGAGCTCCTGACCCCCGCCAACGTTGTCGAATTCATGCACTCATTTAACTCTGTGTCCTCCGGATTGTCCGAGGTTTCAGGCTCCAGACCAGTCTTCATAGTTGAAGGCAATGAGACAAGCAGGAAGAATCGGATGGTTGAGACTGAAGTGTTATTTGAGGACTTAGGAGTGCCGGGAGTACACTTTGGGCATGGTGGTCAGTTAGCCTCATATTCCGTGGGTCTTTTCAGCTCTGTGGTGATAGACATTGGGAGCTCCACCACATCAGTAACTTTTTTGGCCGATGATGAGGTTGCAGGCTGGAAGGAACACAGCGTTGGAGGAGACCACGTAGACTCTATTATCCTAAACCTCCTGGCTGGAACCAACGAgactaatttatcatatataATGAATCACCCGGAGTACAACTTGGGGGTATCAACCCTATCCAACATCTCAGTGAACGACGCAGTTGAGATAGGAAAACGGCAGTTCAACAAGGAAATGAGCCTGAATGTGTATAACATTCATCATGACGTGAGGACTTTGAAGGAAAGTATACTAAGAGTTTCACCGGTACCCCTGGTGGTAGACTCAGAGCTCAACTTCACAGCCCAGTTACCAGATGGGGAGTCTTTTGAAATTTCCGAGGAGGGATCAAAACTGAGACCAAATTCTAAAGTTAAGGGTATGCTGCCTGAGATACCGTTGGACGCCAAGAGCATAAATAGtcttgataaaattaacccaTTTCAGCTGGTTGGAATATCCTGTGAAGTTTTTTTCAACCCTCAAATTGCTTATGTACCCAAATATATGGATTTGGGGTCTTTTAAGGGACTAGTGCCCATTTGTGAAGATCTCTTGAAGGATAATTCGACGTATAGGAGGGACATTTTCGGTCAAATTGCACTGGTCGGGGGGTTGTCAGGAGCTTCAGGACTTCAGGAGAGGTTAAACATTGAGATGAACAGAGCATCAGCGAAGACGCCACAAGAATCACCCCTTTCAGGAACAAAATGTAAGTTCGTTGCCTTCAATTCCAAGGCAGCAAGTAGGCACGCCGGCTGGATCGGAGCCTCAATCATCTCAAGCCTGGGTTCTTTCCACAAATGCTGGATCTCAAGACTAGAATATAATGAACACGGACCTAACATCGCTAATCGTAAAGGTCCAGCTCATAATTAcaacaaataa
- a CDS encoding putative integral membrane protein: protein MSTLIIKLYNNFLIIYTLIFIFLIPNYSNSISLSTNKTYTLNLSFIQNHDGGFFPFINTHNSKNHIESFESTRNDWRLFEKPIYEIGPTPRSAIPKHIPLDYENLLRTHDPSKINFNTRLCDFPGVQIGDIDDLYGKIYDRKVLMKQLRYFLERDDFNSIWRLMEYNRDVLNKMDCDLLMKDFDHLMFARLKYEYPEPENLERTMPFLVSRYVLQHVLQQDLGSKRNYKWLEPGEIPEKLPKYTEDYVEPKSSPENPIHVRDTAAYRSIMNHLEESEDHYRLCALRELFQRLIDCKRKKLKKALWRFQRLKPFRSLSYRRKVANKIDIDRVSPFLSRPMRCTDEIVKLYTGHFEDAVNKQDLATACRLINRFARRIIFIDNFPLIRKFMSLFAEIHACKKYNLQALKRLRATYWSTVKKHKFLIRYNEPMMIMEAGKTLKDLYEEQLEEYRKKRDAKNDEKMRKLGVNMDEVRDFSNVYGEDWIPILYPKEYEEGIKLHQQRLEKLRKKAEKVRNEEMRKRSYEDFEMPEEPESLEGLELPKEEELEEAL, encoded by the exons ATGTCCaccttaattattaaattgtacaataatttcctaattatatacacactaatttttatatttcttataccaaattactcaaattCCATTTCATTGTCAACGAATAAAACATACACATTAAACCTAAGTTTTATCCAGAATCACGATGGTGGATTCTTTCCATTTATTAATACACATAATTCAAAAAATCATATAGAAAGTTTTGAAAGTACCCGTAATGACTGGCGTTTGTTTGAAAAGCCGATTTACGAGATAGGTCCCACTCCAAGATCAGCAATTCCAAAGCACATTCCCCTGGACTACGAAAATTTATTGAGAACTCATGATCcatctaaaattaactttaacaCTCGGTTGTGTGATTTTCCAGGGGTGCAAATCGGGGATATAGACGACTTGTATGGGAAAATCTATGATCGCAAGGTTTTGATGAAGCAGTTGAGATATTTTTTGGAAAGAGATGATTTTAACTCAATTTGGAGATTAATGGAGTACAACAGAGATGTGCTTAACAAAATGGACTGCGACCTTTTAATGAAGGATTTTGACCACCTGATGTTCGCCAGATTGAAATATGAGTACCCTGAGCCTGAGAATTTGGAGAGGACAATGCCTTTTTTAGTATCTAGATATGTTCTCCAACACGTTTTGCAGCAGGATTTGGGGTCTAAGCGCAATTACAAATGGCTTGAGCCAGGAGAAATACCCGAAAAGCTTCCCAAATACACTGAAGACTACGTTGAGCCTAAATCGTCCCCCGAGAACCCAATTCACGTTAGAGATACTGCCGCCTACCGTTCTATTATGAACCATTTAGAAGAGTCCGAAGACCATTATAGGTTATGCGCTCTTAGGGAGCTTTTCCAAAGGCTTATTGATTGTAAGAGGAAGAAGCTGAAAAAGGCTTTGTGGAGATTCCAGAGGCTAAAACCGTTCAGATCACTGTCTTATAGGCGTAAAGTTGCCAAT aaaattgaCATTGACCGCGTTTCACCATTCCTATCAAGGCCAATGCGTTGTACTGATGAAATAGTTAAGTTATACACCGGTCACTTCGAAGATGCAGTAAACAAACAGGATTTGGCCACTGCTTGTAGGCTTATAAATCGCTTTGCAAG GAGGATAATATTCATCGACAACTTCCCCCTAATCCGAAAATTTATGAGTTTGTTTGCTGAAATTCACGCCTGTAAGAAGTATAACCTCCAGGCACTGAAGCGACTCAGAGCAACCTACTGGAGCACAGTAAAGAAACACAAATTCCTCATCAGATATAACGAGCCTATGATGATCATGGAGGCTGGAAAAACACTGAAGGATTTGTATGAAGAACAATTAGAAGAATACAG GAAGAAAAGAGATGctaaaaatgatgaaaaaatGAGGAAGTTGGGGGTAAATATGGATGAAGTTAGAGATTTCTCAAACGTATACGGAGAGGACTGGATTCCTATACTTTACCCAAAGGAATATGAAGAAGGAATTAAATTACACCAACAAAGGCTGGAAAAACTTAGAAAGAAGGCTGAAAAGGTAAGAAATGAGGAAATGAGGAAGAGAAGTTACGAAGATTTTGAAATGCCGGAAGAACCGGAATCCCTAGAAGGATTGGAACTCCCAAAAGAGGAAGAATTAGAAGAAgctttataa